The nucleotide sequence GATTCTTCAGAATAAAGTGCGTCGCTTAAAGGTCTTCAGACCCAAGTAACATTTCGGTGATTCCCATGCCAGCCTTCACCATGGGAAAAACGTTCTCCGTTGGATCTGTTCTGAAGTCCATGAAGACAGTCCGATCCTTGAGCTTCCTTGCTTCACGCAACGCAGGCTCAACATCCTGAGGGCGTTCTATCAACATGCCCACATGACCGTATGCCTCTGCCAACTTCACGAAATTCGGCAACGCATCCATGTAGCTGTGGCTGTAGCGCCCCTCATACTCTAGCTCTTGCCATTGCCTTACCATCCCAAGATATCGATTGTTCAAAGACACGATTTTGATCGGCGTGTTGTATTGCAAACAGGTTGACAACTCTTGGATGCACATTTGCACCGAGCCTTCACCTGTGATGCAAAACACCTCACTATCGGGCTTCGCCAGCTTTATACCCATTGCATAGGGAATACCAACACCCATAGTCCCCAAGCCGCCAGAGTTAATCCACCTGCGAGGCTCGTCAAAACGATAATACTGGGCCGCCCACATCTGATGCTGCCCTACATCAGAAGTGATGTAGGTGTCAGCGTCTTTGGTCATGTTCCAGAGGGTTTCCACAACATATTGAGGCTTAATCACCTCACCATTGCCTGGGTCATATTGCAGACATTGACTGGCACGCCATCCTTCGATGGTGCTCCACCAAGCACCCAGAGCACCAGAGTCAGGTTTTTGCGCGCCTTCCTTCATCATCGCAATCATCTCGCAAAGTACGTCCTTCACGTCACCCACGATCGGAATATCAACCTTCACTCGCTTTGAAATGCTGGATGGATCAATATCGATGTGAATGATCTTGCGTTCGTTCTGGGCAAAATGCTTGGGGTTGCCAATCACTCGATCATCAAATCGCGCGCCAACTGCCAGCAAAACATCACAGTGCTGCATGGCATTATTGGCTTCAACCGTGCCATGCATGCCTAGCATCCCCAAAAATTTAGGGTCACTTGCGGGGTACGCACCCAAGCCCATTAGGGTGTTGGTGCACGGGAAACCCAACATGTCTACCAAGACACGCAACTCGGCAGAAGCATTGCTCAGCAAAACACCACCGCCCGTATAGATATATGGACGCTTGGCACCTAGCAACAACTGCATAGCCTTGCGTATCTGTCCACCATGGCCTTTGCGCACAGGGTTGTAGGATCGCATTTCCACTGAGCTAGGATAACCCGCGTAAGGAATCTTCTTGAAGGAAACGTCCTTGGGAATGTCAACCACCACCGGGCCAGGTCTTCCACTGCGCGCAATGTGAAAAGCCTTCTTCATAGTCTCTGCCAAATCGGCGACATCTTTGACCAAGAAGTTGTGCTTCACAACCGGTCGGGTAATACCCACCGTATCGCATTCCTGAAAGGCATCCAGTCCAATCGCATGGGTCGGCACTTGCCCGGTGATGATCACCATAGGAATGCTATCCATGTAGGCGGTCGCAATACCTGTAACTGCATTGGTGGCGCCAGGACCCGAAGTAACCAAAGCAACGCCTACGTTACCGGTGGCACGTGCATATCCATCAGCAGCATGCACTGCGCCTTGCTCATGGCGAACTAAGACATGCTGTATGGTGTTCTGTTTGTAAAAAGCGTCGTAAATGTGAAGAACTGCGCCACCTGGATAACCCCAGACGAATTCAACGCCCTCGGCTTGTAGTGACTTAATCAGTATTTCAGCACCTCGAAGCTCAGGCAAAGCGCTGGCTGTCGAGTTTTTTTGTACGAGTGCAGTTGTTGATGCCGAAATAACTTCAGCTTTTGATAATTCCATGATAAACCTTTGTGAATTTCTCTAACGAAAAACCTTGGGTGCCTCTTCGCAAACACTTGTGGCGTTGCGTCGAGACTTAAGGTCAAGACCATAAGCGCATTGAATCCACGCCAGACCATGACCCGTTTGCCTTTTGATGTGCAGCGAATATTATCGCATCTAGATGTCGACATTTCTCAACCGGCGGGGTTATTTGTGACTCCGGTGTCATAATCACGATCGAAAGCGAGCATTGTGGCGGTTTTTTGAGTCAACAAGCTCGCTCGCAACAACCGTATTATCAGCTGCACCGATCTTTTGGCAACCGAACTAGAACTATCAGACTTTCTTAAAAGCGTTGAGAAACGCGCTTTTAAGCGGGCGGTTTACCAGGTACGCAGAGACGAAGTCGCGCTTGACATTGTCCAAGACAGCATGATGAAGCTTGCAGAGCACTATGGCCACAAGCCCATTGAAGAGTTGCCAATGCTCTTCCAGAGAATTTTGTCGAACAGCACGCTAGACTGGTTTAGGAGACAAAAAACACATAACGCGTTGTTTTCAAATCTCGGGGATTTTGAAAGCGAATCCGCAGATGACGACTTTGATCTCCTTGAAACACTGCAATCAGACCGTGATGGTGAAGAAAGTCAAAGCCCAGAAACGCAAGCTCAGCGACATCAAACGCTTCGAGAAATCGAAATCGAGATCCAAGAACTACCCTTGCGTCAACGGGAAGCATTTCTCATGCGTTACTGGGAAGACATGAACGTCGCAGAAACTGCCACTGCGATGGGCTGCTCACAAGGCAGCGTCAAAACACACTGCTCTCGTGCGGTCCAAGCCCTAAGCAAGGCTCTGTTGGCGAAAGGAATTAGACTATGAACACCCTAAACAACAAGTCACGCTATTCGCGCGAACAGGCATTCAGCGAAAGAATCGTACAGCGATTATCTGAAGCAGAGAACGACCTACCGCGTGATGTCAGTGAACGCCTGAAGGCGGCACGCGCACTTGCCCTGAGCAAACGCAAAGTTGTTCCCATAGAGATACATGCAACTGGATTGGCAGGCAACACTCTGATTTTGGGAGGCCCCTTTAGCAGTACCAGGTGGAACGTATTTGGCTCACTGGTTCCGCTTGTCGCTTTAGTGATAGGCCTTTTGGCGATCGGTCCTTTGCAAGATCAGTACAGGGCGGTAGAAGTAGCAGAAGTCGACACTGAGCTGCTAACCGACGAGCTCCCTCCAGCGGCTTTTACAGATCCTGGCTTCCTAGAATATCTGCGCTCTACCAATTCGAGTTTACAACGCTAGCCTTCCATGCCCGCTACTCCACAGATCAAAGGACAAACGATCAGCCTACCGGACTTGGCCACGCTGCTGTGGATTTGCGCGACAGTACTTCTCTGCTGGTCGGGCGCTTATGAAGCCCAAGCCCAAGAAGTGAATGCAACCCAAACGGTTGCGCAGCAAAAACCCTCACTCGCGCAAGATGTTCGCCCAACTTGGATAGAACTCACGGTGAACCAACGCCAAGCCCTTGAGCCGCTGGCAAAGTCGTGGGATACGCTTGCTGCAGGACACAAACGCAAGTGGATTGTGATATCGCAAAACTTCCAATCATTGAACCAAGCAGAGCAGGAAAAACTCCATGCACGCATGGAAGAGTGGGCCTCTCTAAAGCCTGCAGATAGAACCGTGGCTAGGCTGAACTTCGCTGAAACAAAAAAAATTCCCAGTGCCGACAGAAGCACCCATTGGGAAGCCTATCAAGCACTTAGCACTGATGAGAAAAACCAGCTAGCGTCCCAAGCTGTTAAACCCAAACCAAGGGCAGCCCTTGCAGTTCGCCCAGTTGCACAAGAAAAGCTAGCCCCAGTGCCGGTGACACGCAAATCAAACATCATGGCAACTGAGCTCGCAGCGCTGAAGCAGTCCATCAATCGAAATACTCTGCTACCTGTAGTTCCGCGACCAACTGAAGGCACCAAGCAATAACAGCAAGCAACGGCAGAGGTTGCGCGCAATGCAGCCACTACAATCGCGACGGTGTCATAGGTGGCATGAAGCGAGTGGAATGGATCAAAATTTTAAAACCCCAAGTATTGGTGTCCGCATGGCCTGCTGGATGTATGAGGGCATGCTCATGTTTGCAGTCTACTTCTTGGCTGCTTACTTGTTCGGCGCATTGAGCCAAACTAGGCACGGGCTGGACAATCGGCACGCCCTACAAGGCTTTCTGTTTGTTGTTGCTGGTATTTACTTTGTGTGGTTCTGGTCCAAGGGGCAGACCTTAGCCATGAAAACTTGGAATATCCGAATTGTGGACAACTCGGGGAACCCGATATCCCAGCTCAGGGCTTTATCCAGATACGCGCTGAGCTGGCTTTGGTTTTTACCCCCGTTTGCAGCTGTAGCCCCGTTTCATTTAAGCATACCCGAGATACTAACTTTGGTGCTTGGTTGGATCGCTTTTTGGGCGCTGCTTAGTCGCCTGCAACCCAATCGTCAGTTTTTACATGACGCTATGGCAGGTACACGGCTAGTAGTATCACCACCGCTAAGCAAGTAGCCAATTCATCACTAGACTCTGTGACAAAAAATCCACCTTCGGTCGACACGACATCTGTCAACCCACAAAAACTGCGCACTGGCTTTAGTCGCATGTGGCACGCCACTGGATACTCTATTGCCGGGCTACGTGCTGGCTGGTATGAAACTGCGTTTCGACAAGAAAGCATTGCGGCATGCATATTGATCCCACTTGCACTGTGGGTTGGGACCAATTGGCTGGAGACTGCCATGCTGATGGGCACCGTCGTTATTGTTTTAATCGTTGAGCTACTCAACACCGCTGTGGAAACAGCTATAGATCGGATTGGGCCAGAATGGCATGACCTGTCCAAGCGCGCCAAGGACATGGGCAGTGCCGCTGTGTTGTTGAGCTTGCTGCTCGCAATTGGTATCTGGAGTACCGCGATTTACCACCGTTTCCTATGAACAAAGCCGCCTTTTCGATTTGCGTGTATTGTGGGTCTAGGCCAGGTGACAATCCTGCATTTTCAGCTGCGGCACGACAAGTTGGCGAATGGATTGGCAAAAACAATGGCCAGTTGGTCTACGGAGGCGGTAAAGGGGGACTGATGGGGATAGTCGCTGACGCTGCGTTGGATGCTGGAGCGTCCGTTGTTGGCATTATTCCAAAGGCTTTAGTAGAAAAAGAATGGGCCCACCGCGACTGTACTGAACTGCATATTGTTGAAAACATGCATGAACGCAAACACATGATGGCCGAGCGTTCAGATGCTTTCATCGCCCTGCCCGGGGGCATCGGTACTTTAGAGGAGTTTTTTGAAGTCTGGACTTGGCGCCAACTTGGCTACCATGACAAGCCAATCGGGCTTCTCAACGTTGCCAATTTTTACGACGGGTTGTTGGCATTCTTGAGCCAAACCACAGATCGGCAGTTCTTGAGTGATTGGCAAATGGGATTGGTCAAAACTTCTAACGCACCAGTCGACCTGCTCAAAGACCTCGTAGAAGCAATCGTTCCTTCTGGGCGAATACAGTTGGACCAAATTTGAAGCGGGCTCGTCCCGGTACTGGGAGCACTCCGAAACGAGCTCAAACACGCGGCTTGAGACTAGACGGCTGACTCGTCCTGCTCGCCGGTCCGAATGCGCACCACCCGCTCCACACTAGTGACAAAAATCTTGCCGTCACCGATTTTCCCGGTGTGGGCTGCTTTCACAATTGCATCAACGCATCGGTCAACGTCGTCTGTTTTTACGACTACCTCTACCTTGACTTTGGGGAGGAAATCTACAACGTACTCTGCGCCACGGTACAACTCAGTATGGCCTTTTTGCCGACCAAAGCCTTTTACCTCAGTAACGGTGAGTCCCGTCACACCACATTCAGCCAAAGCTTCTCGAACCTCTTCAAGTTTGAAAGGTTTAACGATAGCGGTAATTTGTTTCATAGAAGCTCCGAAAGAATAGTCAAGCGCGAAAACGGTTGGTTATAGGATAACGCCAATCCTTACCGAAGCTACGGTGCGTAAGGCGGATACCTATAGGCGACTGTCTGCGCTTGTATTCGTTGATCTTGATTAAACGCGTTACTTTGTCGACATCCGCCGCCAAATAACCGCTAGCGACAATAGATTCGATGCTTTCGTCATTCTCCATATAGCGCTCAACAATTGCATCCAGCACATCGTATGCAGGCAGGCTATCTTGGTCTGTTTGGTCTGCACGTAACTCAGCGCTTGGAGGCCGTGTGATGATCCGCTCGGGAATGGGCTCAGCCCCTCGTGCATATGGATCATTGGCATTGCGCCATCGAGCCATATGAAACACTTGGGTTTTGGCCAAGTCCTTAATCACGGCAAAACCGCCGGCCATATCTCCATACAAGGTGCAGTAGCCTGTTGCCATTTCTGACTTATTGCCTGTTGTGAGTACGATGCTTCCGAACTTGTTGCTCAGGGCCATCAGCAGTGTTCCTCGAATACGTGCTTGGATGTTCTCTTCTGTGGTGTCTTCTTTAAGCCCTGCAAAATCGGCTGCAAGCGCATCCTTGAATGCATTGAACTGCGGGATGATAGATATTTCTTGGTATTGCACCCCTAAGCGCTGCGCCATGTCTCTGGCATCCAGCCAACTCATCTCGGCAGTGTAGGGAGACGGCATCATCACCGCCCGTACTTTGTCCGCACCCAGGGCATCTACAGCAATCGCCATCACCAGCGCCGAGTCAATTCCCCCAGACAAGCCTAGCAGCACACTTGGAAACCTATTTTTGCCGACATAGTCACGCAGGCCACTCACCAGCGCATCCCAAAGGTCCGATTCAGCGCTGCGCAGTGGCGCAACCCAAGCTGTAAGCAAGGGTGTAGCCTGCTCAGTCGACACAAGCACATCGAGCATAGCCTCTTCGAAGCTAGGTGCCCTTGCCCAAACCTCGCCCAGTGCATTTACCGCAAACGAGCGGCCTTCAAAAACCACCTCGTCCTGTCCACCTACTAAATGGGCATACATCAATGGCAGGCCGACCGCTCGGGCACGCTCCCCCATCATGATTTCTCGCTCCGCCCCCTTGCCAACGTGAAATGGAGAAGCATTAATCACTGCAAGGATTTGAGCCCCCGCGTCTTTCGCCAGCCGCGCAGGTGCATCAAACCATGCATCTTCACAAATCAGAAGACCTACCCTGATCACGCTGCTGCCCTCGCCAACCTCAAACACGCAAACATCAGAACCAGGCGCAAAGTACCGACGCTCGTCAAAAACTTGGTAATTGGGTAATTCACGCTTAGCGTAGGTCGCAACCACAGCCCCCTCTCGTAGAACACTGGCAGCGTTGAATCGCTTCTGTATAGACACCGACCGGGTACGACTGTCCCCACCTTTAGGATGGCCAACCACCACCGATAAGCCCTTTAACCCAGCAAGTTGCTGGGCCACCGAGTTCACGGCATCATCACAGGCATGAATGAAGGCGGGACGCAAAAACAAATCCTCCGCGGCGTATCCACAAATTGCCAATTCAGGAGTCAATACAAGCCTTGCACCATTCATATACGCGGTGCGGGCAGCAGTCACAATTTTTTCGACATTGCCTTCAAGATCACCCACGCAAAAATTAAGCTGCGCAATGCATATTTTTAAAGTCATGAACCAAACATTCTTTGTAGTTAGCTGCAAGCCCATAGCGTGCACAATTTTCGGTGTCTGCCATGGGCGAAGTTAATTATGTCACCCAGGTGCTTACCTCGCCTGACGAAGTCAATGCGTTTGAGTGGGACGCATTGCTAGCGCTTCAAGCAGCCCCCACTCCGTTTATGCGGCATGCGTACTTGGCGGCAATGCATGCTAGTGGCAGCGCATGTCCAGCCACAGGTTGGACCCCACACTTTTTTGTATTGACCCACCAAGGCGCGCTGCAAGCTGCTTGCGTACTCTACGTGAAAACGCACTCATATGGAGAGTACGTCTTCGACTGGTCGTGGGCCAATGCGTACGCACAACATGGGCTGGAATACTACCCAAAGGCACTGATTGCTGCGCCGTTCACCCCGGTTCCAGGCTCCCGCCTTATGGCTTTGGACGCCAACGCACGGCGTGCGCTCGTCAATGAGTTGTTGCTGTGGGCCAAGCGCAATCACATGTCGTCGCTGCATCTGCTCTTTGGGACGGAGCAAGACACAGAAACCTGCCAACGTGCGGAAATGCTACTCCGACACACGGTTCAGTTTCATTGGCAGAATCGCGACTCCCCATATGAAAATTTTGACACTTTTTTAAGTGCCCTTACCCAAGAAAAACGTAAAAAAATTCGGCAAGAGCGGCGTAAAGTTCAAGAGGCAGGCGTGACCTTTAGGCACAGTTTCGGAGAACAAATTGCAGCCGAAGATTGGGATTTTTTCTATCGGTGCTATGAACGCACCTATCTAGAACATGGAAACGCACCCTATTTAAATCGTGATTTCTTTAGGCGCATAGCGGAGTCCATGCCGGAAAACTGGGTTCTCTTCACAGCTGAGCGTAATGGCACCCCTATTGCTAGTAGTTTGATAGCAGTCGGCGCATACCCTATAAGCGGAGATGGCACTTTCACCCCAAGCCATCACAAAGTAGCCTACGGTCGCTACTGGGGAGCACTAGAACGAGTGGACTGCTTACACTTTGAAGCTTGCTTTTACCAACCGTTGGAGTGGTGCATACGCAATAGCTACCACCGTTTCGAAGGTGGGGCCCAAGGCGAACACAAAATGGCCCGAGCCTTACTTCCTGTAAAAACCACCAGTGCGCATTGGCTGGCTCACCCTAGCTTTTCAGATGCGGTTGCTCGTTTTCTTGAGCGAGAAGGTACAGGCATTGAAGAGTACATGGAGGCTTTGGAGCACCGCAGCCCCCTACGCCCGTAGTTGCAGCATCAGAAGGTTTCCCAGTCGTCGTTTGCAACGACACCCGCTTTAGCCGCCTGACTTGGCCCCGCAATTTTTAAAGAAGGTCTGGCGTTTTTGGCACCAACTTGACCTGAATGCTTGGTCGCTCCACTGTAGGAGCCACCAGACGAAGTGCCTAACGCACCCCTCTTGTTTTCTACATTCGTTGCTTTGGCTTTAACCGGTGATGCAACCACCGGCCTGCGTACCTGAGGTGAGGAATGTCCCGCTTCACTACTGAGTTTAAAAACGGCCACCGTATCTACAAGCTCTTGGGATTGGGACTTAAGGCTGCTTGCAGCTGCGGCCATTTCCTCAACTAATGCAGCGTTTTGTTGAGTGGTTTGGTCCATCTGCGAAACAGCAGCACCCACCAAGGAGACTCCATTGGCCTGCTCGTTGCTTGCGGCACTGATCTCCCCCATGATTTCAGTCACGCGCTTGATGCTGCTCACGACTTCTGTCATCGTGATGCCCGCTTGGTCCACCAGAGTCGTACCGTGCTCCACACGCTCGACGCTAGCGTTAATCAAGCTTTTGATTTCTTTTGCAGCATCAGCAGAGCGCCCAGCCAAGGACCGCACCTCACTGGCTACTACCGCAAAGCCCCTACCCTGTTCACCTGCACGTGCAGCCTCGACAGCAGCATTGAGCGCCAAAATATTCGTCTGGAACGCAATGCCATCAATCACGCTAATGATGTCAGCAATCTTGCGTGAGGATGCATTGATGTCTTTCATGGTATCGACCACCTGCGACACCACAGTACCGCCCTCCACCGCAATGCTGGAGGCACTGGTTGCCAACTGATTGGCGTGTATCGCGCTTTCTGCATTCTGTTTCACCATATTGCTCAACTCAGCCATGGAACCGGCGGTTTGCTCGAGTGCATTGGCCTGCTGCTCCGTGCGCTCGGACAGATCATGGTTGCCCTGAGCAATCTCAGCGCTGGCGGTCGCCACAATTTCTGCATTACTTTTAACGTTCTTAACGATGCCTGAGAAACTGCTTTGCATGCGCGCCATCGATGTTAATAGTTGGCGCGTCTCATCATTGCCCTCGCTGACCACCTGAGCGGACAAATCCCCAGAAGCAAGCTGGTCGGCGATCTGGACCGCATGCGCCATAGGTCGCGCCAAGTGGCCAGAAAGCCACAAGGCCGCCCACATGAGGAGGCCCGCAGCCACTGTCAGAGCAACAGCTAGCTGCACCAGCGTCTGGCGGGCCGCACCCTTGGTCATTTCAGCATTGTCTTGGGCATTTTTCTCAATAGACGCACTTTGTGCTTCCATCGCCCCTTCGAGAACTTTGAATGCTTTCTGAAACTCTGGCACAGCCGCTTGTGAAGCGGCTGCATCTGTGGCCGCTAACTTGATAACCGTCTCAGCACTCGCCGCATAGGCTTGTACAAGGGGCGCTGTGATCTTCAAGTTAGCCTTAACCTCATCAGATATCTCTAAAGAATTTAGAAACTCCATGTTCTTTGCAAACACGCCCACATGGTCACCTAGATCTTTTTGAGCTTCAGCAACTTGGGCTGCATCTGTCTTTGCAGCCCCTAGCAAAGCCAAGAACACATCTCCACGAATGGCGTCATGCATCATGTCGGCCTCCTGGCTAGCTTGAAGCGCAAGAGAGGTGGTGGCTGACTGTTCAATAGCACCTGCAGATCGATTGGCATTGAGCAACCCAATACCGCCGACCATGCATGCCATGATCACCCCCACTAAGCCCAAACCCAATACCTGGTTGCGAAGCTTCATCTCTACCCCCTTCTTGCGAATTGATAACGAATTATTTTTTAACTTGTCAGCGCATTGACCCTGCACGAAACAGCTTTAAAAGCTTGCACCAAACCTATCCGCACTGAGGTGTCTAAAACGTTTCCCAGTCGTCCGACTCGCCACCCTTGGCTGCAGCCGGAGGAAGCTTGACTGCTGCAACTTCAGGCGCTGGTGGCTTAGCCTGCATGGCATTTGGTTTTGCCAAAGACGGACTGGGTTTGCGCGGGGGCAATTGAGCCTGCCTAAGGGGCGCTGACTTTGGCTTGGAAGCACTGGACACTGAACCTGCCCCGCCGTGAGGCGCATTTCCGAGCTTAAACACAGCAACCACTTGCACCAAATCGTTGGCTTGGCTCTTCAAACTGCTTGCGGCAGCGGCCATTTGTTCCACTAAGGCGGCATTTTGCTGGGTAGCTTGATCCATCTGAGTGACCGCTTCTCCCACTTGTGAGACACCTGCACTCTGCTCAGCACTCGCGGCGCTGATCTCACCCATGATGTCAGTCACCCGACGAATGCTACTCACCACTTCTGCCATGGTAGTACCGGCTTGGTCTACCAAAACGCTACCGTGCTCCACTCTTTCAACGCTGGCGTTGATCAGGCTTTTAATTTCTTTAGCTGCATCTGCAGACCGCCCTGCTAAGGAACGCACTTCACTCGCGACGACAGCAAAGCCACGCCCCTGCTCACCGGCGCGTGCCGCTTCTACCGCCGCGTTTAGAGCCAGGATATTGGTCTGAAATGCAATGCCGTCGATCACACTGATGATGTCTGATATCTTGCGCGAAGATTCGTTGATACCTTTCATGGTCTCAACCACTTGGCCAAC is from Rhodoferax aquaticus and encodes:
- a CDS encoding acetolactate synthase 3 catalytic subunit: MELSKAEVISASTTALVQKNSTASALPELRGAEILIKSLQAEGVEFVWGYPGGAVLHIYDAFYKQNTIQHVLVRHEQGAVHAADGYARATGNVGVALVTSGPGATNAVTGIATAYMDSIPMVIITGQVPTHAIGLDAFQECDTVGITRPVVKHNFLVKDVADLAETMKKAFHIARSGRPGPVVVDIPKDVSFKKIPYAGYPSSVEMRSYNPVRKGHGGQIRKAMQLLLGAKRPYIYTGGGVLLSNASAELRVLVDMLGFPCTNTLMGLGAYPASDPKFLGMLGMHGTVEANNAMQHCDVLLAVGARFDDRVIGNPKHFAQNERKIIHIDIDPSSISKRVKVDIPIVGDVKDVLCEMIAMMKEGAQKPDSGALGAWWSTIEGWRASQCLQYDPGNGEVIKPQYVVETLWNMTKDADTYITSDVGQHQMWAAQYYRFDEPRRWINSGGLGTMGVGIPYAMGIKLAKPDSEVFCITGEGSVQMCIQELSTCLQYNTPIKIVSLNNRYLGMVRQWQELEYEGRYSHSYMDALPNFVKLAEAYGHVGMLIERPQDVEPALREARKLKDRTVFMDFRTDPTENVFPMVKAGMGITEMLLGSEDL
- a CDS encoding RNA polymerase sigma factor, giving the protein MATELELSDFLKSVEKRAFKRAVYQVRRDEVALDIVQDSMMKLAEHYGHKPIEELPMLFQRILSNSTLDWFRRQKTHNALFSNLGDFESESADDDFDLLETLQSDRDGEESQSPETQAQRHQTLREIEIEIQELPLRQREAFLMRYWEDMNVAETATAMGCSQGSVKTHCSRAVQALSKALLAKGIRL
- a CDS encoding NAD+ synthase; the protein is MTLKICIAQLNFCVGDLEGNVEKIVTAARTAYMNGARLVLTPELAICGYAAEDLFLRPAFIHACDDAVNSVAQQLAGLKGLSVVVGHPKGGDSRTRSVSIQKRFNAASVLREGAVVATYAKRELPNYQVFDERRYFAPGSDVCVFEVGEGSSVIRVGLLICEDAWFDAPARLAKDAGAQILAVINASPFHVGKGAEREIMMGERARAVGLPLMYAHLVGGQDEVVFEGRSFAVNALGEVWARAPSFEEAMLDVLVSTEQATPLLTAWVAPLRSAESDLWDALVSGLRDYVGKNRFPSVLLGLSGGIDSALVMAIAVDALGADKVRAVMMPSPYTAEMSWLDARDMAQRLGVQYQEISIIPQFNAFKDALAADFAGLKEDTTEENIQARIRGTLLMALSNKFGSIVLTTGNKSEMATGYCTLYGDMAGGFAVIKDLAKTQVFHMARWRNANDPYARGAEPIPERIITRPPSAELRADQTDQDSLPAYDVLDAIVERYMENDESIESIVASGYLAADVDKVTRLIKINEYKRRQSPIGIRLTHRSFGKDWRYPITNRFRA
- a CDS encoding DUF3106 domain-containing protein; this encodes MNQRQALEPLAKSWDTLAAGHKRKWIVISQNFQSLNQAEQEKLHARMEEWASLKPADRTVARLNFAETKKIPSADRSTHWEAYQALSTDEKNQLASQAVKPKPRAALAVRPVAQEKLAPVPVTRKSNIMATELAALKQSINRNTLLPVVPRPTEGTKQ
- a CDS encoding RDD family protein, which translates into the protein MDQNFKTPSIGVRMACWMYEGMLMFAVYFLAAYLFGALSQTRHGLDNRHALQGFLFVVAGIYFVWFWSKGQTLAMKTWNIRIVDNSGNPISQLRALSRYALSWLWFLPPFAAVAPFHLSIPEILTLVLGWIAFWALLSRLQPNRQFLHDAMAGTRLVVSPPLSK
- a CDS encoding diacylglycerol kinase: MTKNPPSVDTTSVNPQKLRTGFSRMWHATGYSIAGLRAGWYETAFRQESIAACILIPLALWVGTNWLETAMLMGTVVIVLIVELLNTAVETAIDRIGPEWHDLSKRAKDMGSAAVLLSLLLAIGIWSTAIYHRFL
- a CDS encoding P-II family nitrogen regulator; translation: MKQITAIVKPFKLEEVREALAECGVTGLTVTEVKGFGRQKGHTELYRGAEYVVDFLPKVKVEVVVKTDDVDRCVDAIVKAAHTGKIGDGKIFVTSVERVVRIRTGEQDESAV
- a CDS encoding methyl-accepting chemotaxis protein, with protein sequence MKLRNQVLGLGLVGVIMACMVGGIGLLNANRSAGAIEQSATTSLALQASQEADMMHDAIRGDVFLALLGAAKTDAAQVAEAQKDLGDHVGVFAKNMEFLNSLEISDEVKANLKITAPLVQAYAASAETVIKLAATDAAASQAAVPEFQKAFKVLEGAMEAQSASIEKNAQDNAEMTKGAARQTLVQLAVALTVAAGLLMWAALWLSGHLARPMAHAVQIADQLASGDLSAQVVSEGNDETRQLLTSMARMQSSFSGIVKNVKSNAEIVATASAEIAQGNHDLSERTEQQANALEQTAGSMAELSNMVKQNAESAIHANQLATSASSIAVEGGTVVSQVVDTMKDINASSRKIADIISVIDGIAFQTNILALNAAVEAARAGEQGRGFAVVASEVRSLAGRSADAAKEIKSLINASVERVEHGTTLVDQAGITMTEVVSSIKRVTEIMGEISAASNEQANGVSLVGAAVSQMDQTTQQNAALVEEMAAAASSLKSQSQELVDTVAVFKLSSEAGHSSPQVRRPVVASPVKAKATNVENKRGALGTSSGGSYSGATKHSGQVGAKNARPSLKIAGPSQAAKAGVVANDDWETF
- a CDS encoding GNAT family N-acetyltransferase; translated protein: MGEVNYVTQVLTSPDEVNAFEWDALLALQAAPTPFMRHAYLAAMHASGSACPATGWTPHFFVLTHQGALQAACVLYVKTHSYGEYVFDWSWANAYAQHGLEYYPKALIAAPFTPVPGSRLMALDANARRALVNELLLWAKRNHMSSLHLLFGTEQDTETCQRAEMLLRHTVQFHWQNRDSPYENFDTFLSALTQEKRKKIRQERRKVQEAGVTFRHSFGEQIAAEDWDFFYRCYERTYLEHGNAPYLNRDFFRRIAESMPENWVLFTAERNGTPIASSLIAVGAYPISGDGTFTPSHHKVAYGRYWGALERVDCLHFEACFYQPLEWCIRNSYHRFEGGAQGEHKMARALLPVKTTSAHWLAHPSFSDAVARFLEREGTGIEEYMEALEHRSPLRP
- a CDS encoding TIGR00730 family Rossman fold protein, translated to MNKAAFSICVYCGSRPGDNPAFSAAARQVGEWIGKNNGQLVYGGGKGGLMGIVADAALDAGASVVGIIPKALVEKEWAHRDCTELHIVENMHERKHMMAERSDAFIALPGGIGTLEEFFEVWTWRQLGYHDKPIGLLNVANFYDGLLAFLSQTTDRQFLSDWQMGLVKTSNAPVDLLKDLVEAIVPSGRIQLDQI
- a CDS encoding DUF3619 family protein, whose amino-acid sequence is MNTLNNKSRYSREQAFSERIVQRLSEAENDLPRDVSERLKAARALALSKRKVVPIEIHATGLAGNTLILGGPFSSTRWNVFGSLVPLVALVIGLLAIGPLQDQYRAVEVAEVDTELLTDELPPAAFTDPGFLEYLRSTNSSLQR